A stretch of the Vulcanisaeta souniana JCM 11219 genome encodes the following:
- a CDS encoding amino acid-binding protein, with product MENLTLAINELVTEGVELINVINESVMSIAFSRKQFISALKSVLQQVGVQALNSTLYRIGYEYARAVATEMPMGDPVSTISTYLYTATAYNRLAFRGLEIRNNEVRVEFEEPFDEELDGSFTEGYIHGLINTAPSRLHYINIEKFNNIYRAVVRPIESIEPI from the coding sequence GTGGAGAATCTGACGTTAGCCATTAATGAGCTTGTCACTGAGGGTGTTGAATTGATTAATGTCATTAATGAATCCGTGATGTCCATAGCCTTCTCGAGAAAGCAGTTCATAAGCGCCCTTAAGTCAGTCCTACAGCAGGTAGGTGTCCAGGCCCTGAACAGTACCTTGTATAGGATTGGTTATGAGTACGCGAGGGCGGTGGCCACGGAGATGCCGATGGGTGATCCCGTGAGTACTATAAGCACGTACCTATACACGGCCACAGCCTATAACAGGCTTGCCTTCAGGGGTCTCGAGATTAGGAACAACGAGGTTAGGGTTGAGTTTGAGGAGCCATTCGACGAGGAACTAGACGGATCATTCACAGAGGGCTACATACACGGATTAATAAACACAGCACCATCAAGGCTACATTACATTAATATTGAGAAGTTCAATAATATATATAGGGCCGTGGTAAGACCTATTGAGAGCATAGAGCCCATATAA
- a CDS encoding NuoI/complex I 23 kDa subunit family protein, with protein MVIKIKQPRGTLAEDIIYHANALITGFKEAIEPNRLTIQYPRELRWVPERFRGWIMLDIKKCISCFQCAWACPVNAIQMYRAPNGKFYPGIRYTECILCHFCVDACPVGALVPTPVHDIAYVDFDEVKFKPEDMSRPPEYVFDESERVIKYEIKDGKLLKIALPKDEIKKRIEELDKVIERSGGAPAAAGSST; from the coding sequence GTGGTCATAAAGATAAAACAACCAAGGGGAACCCTTGCGGAAGACATTATTTATCATGCAAATGCGTTGATCACTGGCTTTAAGGAGGCCATTGAGCCAAATAGGCTGACGATACAGTACCCACGTGAACTTCGTTGGGTTCCTGAGAGGTTCAGAGGATGGATAATGCTTGACATTAAGAAATGCATAAGTTGTTTTCAATGCGCATGGGCTTGTCCAGTGAATGCTATTCAGATGTATAGGGCTCCAAATGGGAAATTCTATCCAGGCATTAGGTACACAGAGTGTATCCTATGCCACTTCTGTGTCGATGCATGTCCGGTGGGTGCTTTAGTTCCTACGCCTGTTCATGATATTGCCTATGTTGATTTCGATGAGGTTAAGTTCAAGCCCGAGGACATGTCTAGACCTCCTGAGTACGTCTTTGACGAGTCCGAGAGGGTTATTAAGTATGAGATTAAGGATGGTAAGTTGTTAAAGATTGCCCTGCCTAAGGATGAGATCAAGAAGAGGATTGAGGAACTCGATAAGGTCATTGAGCGGTCTGGAGGTGCCCCTGCAGCGGCTGGTTCGTCAACATAA
- a CDS encoding pectin acetylesterase-family hydrolase: MMYYRIYRALPALLILAIMIIIAQAHGAHAVQSNYTLLSFTLAPYECNSMPLNCTTDLRIILIPYYANPFNVSLAGMPSLSSLPINYPSQGIRWTLIWLPDPARAGNGSRTYILVSRGTEDKLLIFLEPGGACTDYYTCWYPVPGVSTVLTMNATYPNIWIDLFAYTGILNRSNPLNPFRNWTYVFIPYDTGDVFSGDRVMEYCGIGINGMMDCVTTYHVGFVDAIMAMRWAAAQGPWKQVVLAGSSAGGVGTILLSYYTVQIFNDSHLIVIDDSGPGLTSTVNPHFTFETTEQSWGYLELMTPEAREIVEETGEPLLGLEYEFQTIGKNVTFALYEMQEDLVMGTLFLGYTPNEYQQVLLYYTGKLRQFAPNNFFRYLPIGYAHMILVYPVLLPPNAFYTFSICGLPVYEWVDLLLEGKPIDIVQVTPYTCVINSTQIVSNISLG, translated from the coding sequence ATGATGTACTACAGAATCTATAGGGCTCTTCCCGCGTTGTTAATACTGGCAATAATGATAATAATCGCTCAAGCCCACGGCGCCCATGCAGTACAGTCGAATTACACGCTTTTATCCTTCACGCTAGCCCCCTATGAGTGTAACTCCATGCCTCTTAACTGCACCACAGACCTTAGGATAATCCTAATACCATATTACGCAAATCCATTCAATGTATCCTTGGCCGGCATGCCAAGCCTGAGTAGTTTACCCATTAATTACCCAAGTCAGGGGATTCGGTGGACGTTGATTTGGCTCCCAGACCCAGCCAGGGCCGGTAATGGTAGTAGGACGTACATACTCGTGAGTAGGGGTACGGAGGACAAACTACTAATATTCCTGGAACCCGGTGGTGCATGCACAGATTACTACACCTGTTGGTACCCAGTGCCTGGCGTCAGTACCGTATTGACTATGAACGCTACATACCCAAACATCTGGATCGACCTATTCGCGTACACGGGAATTCTCAATAGAAGCAACCCATTAAATCCCTTCAGGAACTGGACGTACGTATTCATACCATACGACACAGGCGATGTATTCTCTGGGGATAGGGTCATGGAGTACTGCGGGATTGGCATTAACGGCATGATGGACTGCGTGACGACGTATCACGTTGGTTTTGTCGATGCGATAATGGCAATGAGGTGGGCAGCAGCCCAGGGACCCTGGAAGCAAGTGGTCCTCGCTGGATCAAGCGCCGGTGGCGTGGGTACGATATTACTATCATACTACACAGTACAGATATTTAATGATTCGCACTTAATTGTAATTGACGACTCAGGGCCTGGTCTCACGTCAACCGTCAATCCGCACTTCACCTTTGAAACCACGGAACAGAGTTGGGGCTATCTTGAATTAATGACTCCGGAGGCGCGTGAGATTGTTGAGGAGACAGGCGAGCCGCTGCTCGGCCTTGAGTATGAATTCCAAACAATTGGCAAGAACGTCACATTTGCGCTTTATGAGATGCAGGAGGACCTTGTCATGGGCACGTTATTCCTAGGTTACACACCCAATGAGTATCAACAGGTCCTACTTTACTACACTGGGAAGCTTAGGCAGTTTGCACCAAACAACTTCTTTAGGTACCTACCCATTGGCTATGCGCACATGATCCTGGTATACCCAGTCCTACTTCCACCCAATGCCTTCTACACCTTCAGTATCTGTGGATTGCCCGTATATGAGTGGGTAGATTTATTACTCGAGGGTAAGCCGATCGACATAGTCCAGGTAACGCCATACACCTGTGTCATTAACTCCACGCAGATAGTGAGCAACATATCGCTTGGGTAG
- a CDS encoding AbrB/MazE/SpoVT family DNA-binding domain-containing protein, giving the protein MRLLGIVLGLLRFVALGFCDRSSSSSRQFTIPRETREEYGIEPLSEIEIISVKPSITWNRKTYKQSPSEGFE; this is encoded by the coding sequence ATGCGGTTATTAGGTATAGTTTTAGGCCTGTTAAGATTTGTGGCGTTAGGCTTTTGTGACCGTAGCAGTAGTTCAAGCAGGCAATTCACAATACCGAGGGAAACCAGGGAGGAGTACGGCATTGAGCCATTGAGTGAGATTGAGATAATAAGCGTCAAGCCATCAATCACCTGGAATAGAAAGACTTATAAACAAAGCCCAAGCGAGGGCTTTGAATGA